A stretch of Triticum aestivum cultivar Chinese Spring chromosome 1D, IWGSC CS RefSeq v2.1, whole genome shotgun sequence DNA encodes these proteins:
- the LOC123182204 gene encoding protein OCTOPUS: protein MTLQMEPPRPPPLKSVSTSCDLHPEETFTGFCTACLRERLAGLEASAAVAAAPGRKSTSAIRSLFSRPFAAAPSGSGAAPPDLRRCKSFSCGRRGGDALAAAGADEPQRWSCDVRGRSTLWALFHQDDRERVRDGTAFGAFPASSSAAAAALPAEFHQLPPARPCVPEIFLEDEIVMAESSDEITPVVEPVLVVGTSGEMETEAYGTGEVKAMKDHIDLESSLPKKPPPMDLKEIAGSFRLAASVFSKKWHKWRRKQKLKKEEAAGSKAAAAAMPPSEKPSKPSFLRRSRLRGEAGSEFAGGRRSCDTDPRFSLDAGRMSVDDVGLSWDGPRASWDGYLFGPGAGIGLGRAPPPLSRLPPILSALEDSPAGVVERSDGQIPVEDASQPEPDGDANTPGGSAQTRDYYMDTSSRRRRSLERSSSVLRRSFELPDPKPAPTAAAITNATVPPLIGSSEFYHFHHAEDLLDQRFSSNSLIEDFPVTLDAAFPGPAKKPRRLGKAWSLWGFIHRRATGRRSSPSDAADRAFSEPWPELRVRGYGNAGMQRCNSNASARSSFSSNSAGLGSSRRCFVDGHGSVKRRQEDQCVLERNRSARYSPGHHADNGMLRFYLTPLRSASGRRGATGLPANGGRHLRSQSFARSMLRLY, encoded by the coding sequence ATGACGCTGCAGATggagccgccgcggccgccgccgctcaAGTCCGTGTCGACGAGCTGCGACCTGCACCCGGAGGAGACCTTCACCGGCTTCTGCACCGCCTGCCTCCGCGAGCGCCTGGCCGGCCTCGAGGcctccgccgccgtggccgccgcgCCTGGCCGCAAGTCCACCTCCGCCATCCGCTCCCTCTTCTCCAGGCCTTTCGCCGCGGCGCCGTCgggctccggcgccgccccgccagaCCTCCGCCGCTGCAAGTCCTTCTCGTGCGGCCGGCGCGGGGGCGACGCGCTCGCCGCGGCCGGCGCGGACGAGCCGCAGCGCTGGTCGTGCGACGTGCGCGGGCGCAGCACGCTCTGGGCGCTGTTCCACCAGGACGACCGCGAGCGCGTCCGCGACGGCACGGCTTTCGGCGCGTTCCCCGCCTCGTCCTCCGCCGCGGCCGCGGCGCTCCCCGCCGAATTCCACCAGCTGCCACCGGCTCGACCGTGCGTCCCTGAGATCTTCTTGGAGGACGAGATCGTCATGGCAGAGAGCTCCGACGAGATAACTCCGGTGGTGGAGCCCGTCTTGGTTGTGGGCACCTCGGGAGAGATGGAGACCGAAGCTTATGGGACCGGGGAGGTCAAGGCCATGAAGGATCACATAGATCTTGAATCTTCGCTGCCCAAGAAGCCGCCGCCCATGGACCTGAAGGAGATCGCCGGGAGCTTCCGGCTCGCTGCCTCGGTCTTCAGCAAGAAGTGGCACAAGTGGAGGCGCAAGCAGAAGCTcaagaaggaggaggcagccggcagCAAGGCAGCGGCCGCGGCAATGCCGCCGTCGGAGAAGCCATCCAAGCCCTCGTTCCTTCGGCGGAGCCGCCTTCGTGGGGAAGCAGGCTCGGAGTTCGCCGGAGGCCGTCGTTCGTGCGACACAGACCCAAGATTCTCCCTTGATGCTGGCCGCATGTCCGTCGACGATGTAGGCTTATCCTGGGACGGGCCCCGCGCGTCCTGGGACGGCTACCTCTTCGGCCCCGGCGCAGGCATTGGCCTTGGCCGAGCGCCTCCGCCGCTGTCCCGGCTCCCGCCCATCCTCTCCGCGCTCGAGGACTCACCTGCCGGCGTGGTGGAACGCTCCGATGGCCAAATTCCGGTGGAAGATGCCTCGCAGCCGGAGCCCGACGGCGACGCCAATACCCCTGGCGGCTCGGCGCAGACGCGAGACTACTACATGGACACGTCCAGCCGTAGGCGCCGGAGCCTGGAGCGGTCAAGCTCCGTGCTGAGAAGGTCGTTCGAATTGCCCGACCCAAAGCCAGCACCCACAGCGGCCGCCATCACCAATGCCACGGTGCCCCCGCTGATCGGCAGCTCAGAGTTCTACCACTTCCACCATGCCGAAGACCTGCTCGACCAACGGTTCAGCTCCAACTCTCTCATCGAAGACTTCCCGGTGACCCTGGACGCCGCGTTCCCAGGCCCCGCCAAGAAGCCACGGCGTCTCGGCAAGGCGTGGAGCCTGTGGGGCTTCATACACCGCCGGGCCACGGGCCGCCGGAGCAGCCCGTCCGACGCCGCGGACCGGGCGTTCTCGGAGCCGTGGCCGGAGCTGCGCGTCCGCGGGTACGGCAACGCCGGGATGCAGAGGTGCAACAGCAACGCCAGCGCGCGCAGCTCGTTCAGCAGCAACAGCGCCGGCCTGGGCAGCTCGCGGCGCTGCTTCGTCGACGGCCACGGCAGCGTCAAGCGGCGACAGGAAGACCAGTGCGTGCTGGAGCGGAACCGCAGCGCTCGGTACTCGCCGGGGCACCACGCGGACAACGGCATGCTGCGGTTCTACCTGACCCCGCTGCGGAGCGCCAGCGGCCGGCGCGGCGCCACCGGGCTGCCGGCCAACGGCGGCCGGCACCTGCGGTCGCAGTCGTTCGCGAGGAGCATGCTCCGGCTGTACTGA